A region from the Triticum aestivum cultivar Chinese Spring chromosome 3D, IWGSC CS RefSeq v2.1, whole genome shotgun sequence genome encodes:
- the LOC123080058 gene encoding pentatricopeptide repeat-containing protein At3g02650, mitochondrial → MRNLSLPLVLRVSTTQENHHSTSPPPPPTRTTTTMWRSRARALLLLRSSVPRSPPPQQNPLRSLIRAPPPPPRRLSRFLSSSSPEALPDAPSSAAEALPDDPFAFAPGGVSGSADPTEADEDNLAALWEEDAGDADDIFVSAASSDTADPEARDEEVARVRAVVESTPEDQIPTAIADMVVDFTEPLLAAILLSAENCSGKKLLLLFKSAGKNNPDVKSLANLDIVASKVAESAEIDKMDAYMLWDLVKEMGSVPGSLSTPLLNKVLAMFWKLEKSKAALEVLDKFSEFYCTPDGDSYYLAIQAAGKKSMVGAAWGVCEKMISSGCFPDGEKAGEIVTFFCKGKKVTEAHSVYLAAKEKKVQIPTSSLDFLVGALAKNDETVCMALELLEEYKGESLKHAGKSFAAVIRSLCRMKNVDDAKKLLMRMVNLGPAPGSAVFNFVITGLSKEGEMEDAKDMIRVMESRGLRPDVYTYSVIMSGYAKGGMIDEAHSLLREAKKIYRKLSTVSYHILIRGYCKMEEFEKALECLKEMKKDGVQPNVDEYNKLIQSLCLKSMDWRTAEKLLEEMEGSGLYLKGITRSLIVAVKELEMEEVAKDSQEA, encoded by the coding sequence ATGCGAAACCTTTCACTGCCTCTCGTGCTCCGCGTCTCCACCACACAAGAGAACCACCAcagcacctcgccgccgccgccgccgacgaggacgacgacgacgatgtggCGCTCACGAGCTCGCGCTCTCCTCCTGCTCCGCTCGTCCGTCCCCAGGTCCCCACCGCCGCAGCAAAATCCACTTCGGAGCTTGATCCGAGCCCCACCCCCGCCACCGCGCCGTCTCTCCcgcttcctctcctcctcctccccggagGCCCTGCCGGACGCCCCTTCCTCCGCTGCGGAGGCCCTCCCGGATGATCCCTTCGCCTTCGCGCCCGGCGGTGTATCCGGATCGGCTGATCCCACCGAGGCCGACGAGGACAACCTGGCCGCGCTCTGGGAGGAGGATGCGGGAGACGCCGACGACATCTtcgtctccgccgcctcctccgacaCCGCCGATCCCGAAGCCAGGGACGAGGAGGTCGCCCGCGTCCGCGCCGTCGTGGAGTCCACCCCGGAGGACCAGATCCCCACCGCCATCGCCGACATGGTCGTTGACTTCACCGAGCCGCTCCTAGCCGCTATCCTCCTCTCCGCCGAGAACTGCTCTGGTAAAAAGCTACTCCTCTTGTTCAAGTCTGCCGGGAAGAACAACCCTGATGTCAAGAGCCTTGCCAATCTTGACATCGTCGCGAGCAAGGTTGCTGAATCCGCCGAGATTGACAAGATGGACGCGTACATGCTCTGGGATTTGGTGAAGGAAATGGGCAGTGTGCCAGGATCATTGAGCACCCCACTGCTGAACAAAGTGCTAGCAATGTTCTGGAAGCTTGAGAAATCGAAGGCGGCGCTAGAGGTGCTTGACAAGTTCAGTGAGTTTTACTGTACTCCGGACGGCGACAGTTATTATCTGGCGATTCAAGCGGCTGGAAAGAAGTCCATGGTTGGTGCTGCATGGGGAGTTTGCGAGAAGATGATTAGCTCTGGGTGCTTCCCTGATGGGGAGAAGGCCGGTGAGATTGTGACCTTCTTTTGCAAGGGGAAGAAGGTGACGGAGGCACATTCAGTATACCTAGCAGCGAAGGAGAAGAAGGTTCAGATTCCTACGTCATCCTTGGATTTCCTTGTTGGTGCTTTGGCGAAGAATGACGAGACCGTCTGTATGGCTCTGGAGCTGCTGGAGGAATACAAAGGAGAGTCTCTTAAGCATGCAGGCAAGTCCTTTGCTGCCGTTATACGTAGTTTGTGCAGGATGAAGAATGTGGATGATGCAAAGAAGCTGTTGATGAGGATGGTGAATCTTGGCCCAGCTCCTGGTAGTGCAGTGTTCAACTTTGTCATCACAGGATTGTCTAAAGAGGGAGAAATGGAGGACGCAAAGGATATGATTAGGGTGATGGAGAGCCGAGGGCTGCGCCCTGATGTTTATACATACAGCGTGATCATGAGTGGCTACGCAAAGGGAGGCATGATTGATGAAGCCCATTCTCTACTTCGCGAAGCTAAGAAGATCTATCGAAAACTAAGCACGGTTTCTTATCACATACTGATCCGTGgttactgcaagatggaggagttTGAGAAGGCCCTGGAGTGCCTAAAGGAGATGAAGAAGGACGGGGTGCAGCCAAATGTGGATGAGTATAACAAACTCATCCAGTCGTTGTGTCTGAAGTCTATGGACTGGAGAACAGCTGAGAAGCTCCTGGAGGAAATGGAGGGCAGTGGACTATACCTTAAGGGCATTACCCGCAGCCTCATAGTAGCAGTCAAGGAATTGGAAATGGAAGAGGTGGCAAAAGACAGCCAAGAAGCATAG